One stretch of Nitratiruptor tergarcus DSM 16512 DNA includes these proteins:
- a CDS encoding FtsW/RodA/SpoVE family cell cycle protein, whose translation MQKSIFLIATAIITVSIFTSYSLTVYTTLYFGYDQYHFFIRQALFGFAAIGVMWFIANLHPKYAKALGLGLFIIFFLLMFLMNFLPQSLVTAVGGAKRWIKFPFFSLAPVEFFKVGFVFFLAWSFSRKFEKNSPKKFLHELILVIPYLTVFLLAAVSIAIFQNDIGQVIVLGLTFVILFFFAGRSFKLFILLLGIAFAVFILFINISAHRIARIKMWWASAQKYILSFMPDWIAQELKLDNVKESYQIINSLHAIHNGGFLGQGIGNGELKLGFLSEVHTDFVLSGLTEEIGFVGIALLMVLYILLLHKLFKLANQTQDKITYLFSVGVAMLIGFSLLINAYGISSLLPVKGIAVPMLSYGGSSMIANGVALGMVLLLSRREKA comes from the coding sequence ATGCAAAAATCGATTTTTCTTATCGCAACAGCTATCATTACAGTAAGTATCTTCACATCTTATTCACTTACAGTCTATACAACACTCTATTTTGGATATGACCAATACCATTTTTTTATTCGCCAAGCACTTTTTGGCTTTGCAGCAATTGGAGTTATGTGGTTTATTGCAAATTTACATCCAAAATATGCAAAAGCTCTGGGACTAGGACTTTTTATAATCTTTTTTTTACTCATGTTTTTAATGAACTTTCTCCCTCAATCTTTAGTCACAGCAGTTGGCGGAGCAAAGAGATGGATTAAGTTTCCTTTTTTCTCTTTAGCTCCCGTAGAGTTTTTCAAAGTAGGATTTGTTTTCTTTTTAGCATGGAGCTTTTCAAGAAAATTTGAAAAAAATTCTCCAAAAAAGTTTCTGCATGAATTAATTCTCGTCATTCCTTATCTCACTGTTTTTCTCCTGGCAGCCGTCTCTATTGCCATTTTTCAAAATGATATAGGACAGGTCATTGTACTTGGGCTTACCTTTGTGATTCTGTTTTTTTTCGCTGGAAGGAGTTTCAAGCTTTTTATACTTTTATTGGGAATTGCTTTTGCTGTTTTTATTCTCTTTATAAATATTTCTGCACACCGTATCGCAAGAATAAAAATGTGGTGGGCAAGTGCTCAAAAGTATATACTCTCTTTTATGCCAGACTGGATAGCACAAGAGCTAAAACTTGATAATGTCAAAGAGTCTTATCAGATCATAAACTCCCTCCACGCTATTCATAATGGTGGATTTTTAGGACAAGGCATAGGTAATGGGGAACTCAAACTCGGTTTTTTGAGTGAAGTGCATACAGATTTTGTGCTCTCTGGACTTACTGAAGAGATCGGATTTGTAGGCATTGCGCTATTAATGGTACTCTATATTCTTTTGCTCCATAAACTCTTCAAACTTGCAAATCAAACGCAAGATAAAATTACGTATCTTTTTAGTGTGGGAGTTGCTATGCTCATAGGATTTTCTCTGCTTATAAACGCCTATGGTATAAGTAGTCTTTTACCTGTCAAAGGAATCGCAGTTCCTATGCTCAGCTACGGAGGAAGTTCCATGATTGCCAATGGTGTAGCACTTGGTATGGTACTGCTTTTGAGCAGGAGAGAAAAGGCATGA
- a CDS encoding aminotransferase class I/II-fold pyridoxal phosphate-dependent enzyme — protein MYYDKELRALRRSGRFRQRRIFSTELKDFASNDYLGLAHKKELLDAAYRSVREYPVNSAKASQLINGYTPLHKEFEDLLCKLNGFEAGIVVGSGFLANGALIEALVRKGDSLIMDEEFHASGVLAARLVENVAFFRHNDPKDLAKKLQSSAKRTIVAVEGIYSMSGDLLNKEIFDVVGDALLIVDEAHSVGVVGEQLQGVFDLFNITPRPNHIKMGTLGKALGSYGAYILASREIISFLENRAKSIIYTTALSLMDIALAHEGMQEIQRNLTFYKEQIQKRQEVIKSFGYEADSLIIDIPCKDVLQKQEELLEQGYIVGAIRPPTVKQPLLRIIARLGESIEDLQRVLELSRDVCL, from the coding sequence ATGTATTATGATAAAGAACTAAGAGCTTTGCGCCGCAGTGGACGCTTTCGTCAAAGACGAATCTTTTCTACTGAACTCAAAGATTTTGCTTCTAATGATTACTTGGGACTAGCCCATAAAAAAGAGCTCTTAGATGCTGCGTATAGAAGTGTAAGAGAATATCCAGTAAATAGTGCTAAAGCTTCGCAGCTTATTAACGGCTATACTCCTTTGCATAAAGAGTTTGAAGATCTTTTGTGCAAGCTCAATGGTTTTGAAGCAGGTATCGTTGTTGGGAGTGGTTTTTTGGCAAATGGTGCTCTCATTGAGGCGTTGGTGCGCAAAGGGGACAGTCTCATAATGGATGAGGAGTTTCATGCTAGTGGAGTACTCGCTGCAAGACTTGTAGAAAATGTAGCTTTTTTTCGCCATAATGATCCCAAAGATCTTGCAAAAAAACTCCAAAGTAGTGCAAAGCGTACAATTGTAGCAGTAGAGGGGATCTACTCTATGAGTGGCGATCTGCTCAATAAAGAGATATTTGATGTGGTAGGAGATGCACTTCTTATTGTAGATGAGGCGCATAGTGTAGGTGTAGTGGGGGAGCAATTGCAAGGGGTTTTTGATCTTTTTAATATAACTCCTCGTCCAAACCATATAAAAATGGGGACACTTGGTAAAGCCCTTGGAAGCTATGGAGCCTATATCTTAGCGAGCAGAGAGATTATAAGTTTTTTAGAAAATAGGGCTAAAAGTATTATCTATACAACGGCTCTTTCTCTTATGGATATAGCGCTTGCGCATGAAGGGATGCAAGAGATACAGAGAAATTTAACATTTTATAAAGAGCAAATTCAAAAAAGACAAGAGGTTATAAAAAGTTTTGGGTATGAAGCAGACTCTCTTATTATCGATATTCCTTGCAAAGATGTGCTGCAAAAGCAAGAAGAGCTTTTAGAGCAGGGTTACATAGTAGGAGCAATTAGGCCACCAACGGTAAAGCAGCCACTTTTGCGTATCATTGCTCGGCTTGGCGAAAGTATAGAAGATCTGCAAAGAGTTTTGGAGTTATCCCGTGATGTTTGTCTGTAA
- a CDS encoding ATP-binding cassette domain-containing protein: MFVCKRLQIFDTKKHKTLVDISFSLQSSLALVGQSGSGKSLTLKALLGLLPSNLKYSLDYTWEYTLQRGETVSLVPQNPFTSLSPLTKIKNQFFVPVDDAAKLLQLVGLDEIFLDRYPPQLSGGQLQRVVIAMALAKKPKLLLLDEPTTALDPHLKESVLNLFLQLQKELGFLILFVTHEIASAVKLCSEMAVIKDGKIVESGLTQEILTQPKSEYTKILIASDFSQREFRQ; encoded by the coding sequence ATGTTTGTCTGTAAGAGGTTGCAAATTTTTGATACAAAAAAGCATAAAACGCTCGTAGATATCTCTTTTTCTCTACAAAGCTCTTTAGCACTTGTTGGACAGAGTGGAAGCGGTAAAAGTCTCACACTCAAAGCCCTTTTGGGACTGCTCCCTTCAAATTTAAAGTACTCTCTTGATTATACCTGGGAGTACACACTGCAAAGAGGAGAGACTGTCTCACTAGTACCACAAAACCCTTTTACATCTCTTAGCCCTCTTACAAAAATTAAAAATCAGTTTTTTGTACCAGTTGATGATGCTGCAAAGCTGCTGCAACTTGTAGGGCTTGATGAAATTTTTTTAGATCGCTATCCGCCACAGCTTAGCGGAGGGCAGTTGCAAAGGGTAGTCATTGCGATGGCGCTTGCAAAAAAGCCAAAACTTTTGCTTCTTGATGAACCAACCACAGCACTAGACCCCCATCTCAAAGAGAGTGTACTCAATCTTTTTTTACAGTTGCAAAAGGAGCTAGGTTTTTTAATTTTGTTTGTTACCCATGAAATTGCGAGTGCAGTGAAACTCTGTAGTGAGATGGCGGTTATCAAAGATGGTAAAATTGTGGAGAGCGGTTTAACACAAGAGATTTTGACACAACCAAAAAGTGAGTATACGAAGATTTTGATTGCTTCAGATTTTTCCCAAAGAGAGTTTCGTCAATGA
- a CDS encoding transglycosylase domain-containing protein: MKIVKAFFGLLFVIFIGVIIYAVFYLGGLYNEAIPKAKQIIEYQPKLTTKIYDRNGELIANIFDGQNREYVTYEDIPARAIEALLAIEDTKFFEHHGINPDAIVRAIIKDIKARKFVEGASTITQQLVKTMVLSREKKIKRKLTEMLIAIYIETKLTKEEILERYFNQVYFGHGYYGIKTAALGYFHKTLQNLSLKEIAMLVGLPRAPSYYDPTKNYEESIRRADRVINRMYELGWIDKRMFTQAIAEQPKVYDDTLSQNRAPYVVDEILRRFGKKMPNFRSGGYKIFTTIDLSMQQIAKEELKKGYENILARGKDYNYSKLNGAMVVLRPRSGEVLALVGGVDYATSPFNRATQAKRQPGSAFKPFIYQIALNLGYSQVDKIPDVARTYEFKEGNETKIWQPKNYEKNFEGTITLKDALIHSRNLATINLVEDIGLGRMYKELQKFGFQNLPRDLSLSLGSIVLSPLELAKFYSMFPNYGVQIEPRLVYSITDAKGESIYQSTLMKKELVSPQQTFLMIDILRDVVNRGTGRRAKVPGIEVAGKTGTTNRYIDAWFCGFTPDIEVITWFGQDDNTPLKKRESGGRASAPVVGAFIERIYQLHPELKKRFDIPQGVKKMRYNGKIIYYTDISRPSHEDVEVEEQKEELLF, translated from the coding sequence ATGAAGATTGTAAAAGCATTTTTTGGCCTTTTATTTGTTATTTTTATAGGTGTAATAATCTATGCAGTTTTTTATTTAGGAGGGCTTTATAATGAAGCTATTCCAAAAGCAAAGCAGATTATTGAGTATCAACCAAAACTTACAACGAAGATTTATGATCGCAATGGAGAACTCATAGCAAATATTTTTGATGGGCAAAACAGGGAGTATGTTACATATGAAGATATTCCAGCACGAGCGATTGAAGCGCTTTTAGCGATAGAAGATACAAAATTTTTTGAGCATCACGGTATCAATCCCGATGCAATAGTACGTGCTATTATAAAAGATATTAAAGCAAGGAAATTTGTAGAGGGCGCAAGCACTATAACACAACAGCTTGTGAAAACTATGGTGCTCTCCCGAGAAAAAAAGATAAAGCGTAAACTTACTGAAATGCTTATTGCCATCTATATTGAGACAAAGCTTACAAAAGAGGAGATTTTAGAGCGCTATTTCAATCAAGTCTATTTTGGTCATGGATACTATGGTATCAAGACTGCAGCTTTAGGATATTTTCATAAAACGTTACAAAATCTCTCTCTCAAAGAGATAGCAATGCTCGTGGGACTGCCCCGTGCACCAAGCTACTACGATCCTACAAAAAACTATGAAGAGTCTATTAGGCGGGCAGACAGGGTTATTAATCGTATGTACGAGCTTGGTTGGATAGATAAGAGGATGTTTACGCAAGCAATAGCAGAGCAGCCAAAAGTTTATGATGATACACTCTCACAAAATAGAGCTCCTTATGTTGTAGATGAGATTCTGCGCCGTTTTGGTAAAAAAATGCCAAATTTTCGTAGTGGTGGGTATAAAATCTTTACAACAATTGATCTTTCAATGCAGCAGATTGCCAAAGAAGAACTAAAAAAGGGATATGAAAATATTCTTGCTCGTGGCAAGGACTATAACTACTCCAAACTTAATGGTGCAATGGTGGTTTTGCGTCCAAGAAGCGGTGAAGTTTTAGCACTTGTAGGGGGAGTTGATTATGCTACAAGCCCTTTTAATCGCGCAACACAAGCTAAGCGGCAGCCCGGAAGTGCATTTAAGCCATTTATCTATCAAATAGCGCTCAATCTTGGTTATTCACAGGTAGATAAAATTCCAGATGTAGCACGAACCTATGAGTTTAAAGAGGGGAATGAGACAAAAATTTGGCAGCCAAAAAATTATGAAAAGAATTTTGAAGGGACAATTACACTCAAAGATGCCCTCATACATTCTCGCAACCTTGCAACAATAAATTTAGTAGAAGATATTGGACTTGGACGAATGTATAAAGAGCTGCAAAAGTTTGGTTTTCAAAACCTCCCTCGAGATCTCTCCCTCTCCTTAGGAAGTATTGTTCTCTCACCTTTAGAGCTTGCTAAATTTTACTCTATGTTTCCTAATTATGGAGTGCAGATAGAACCACGTCTTGTCTATTCAATTACTGATGCAAAGGGCGAGAGCATCTATCAATCGACACTTATGAAAAAAGAGTTAGTCTCCCCTCAGCAGACCTTTTTGATGATAGATATATTACGTGATGTGGTCAATCGTGGAACCGGAAGGCGGGCGAAAGTGCCAGGCATAGAAGTTGCAGGTAAAACCGGGACAACCAATAGATATATAGATGCTTGGTTTTGTGGTTTTACTCCAGATATCGAAGTAATAACATGGTTTGGTCAAGATGATAACACTCCTTTGAAAAAGAGAGAGTCTGGTGGTCGTGCTTCTGCACCTGTTGTGGGAGCTTTTATTGAGAGGATCTATCAACTACATCCAGAGCTTAAAAAGAGATTTGATATTCCACAGGGCGTAAAAAAGATGCGATATAATGGTAAAATAATCTACTATACTGACATTTCTAGACCTTCCCATGAAGATGTAGAAGTAGAGGAGCAAAAAGAGGAGTTGCTCTTTTAA
- the alaS gene encoding alanine--tRNA ligase: MDIRKAFLDYFASKNHTIYPSAPLVPEDPTLLFTNAGMVPFKKIFTGEIPAEVPRATSCQTCIRAGGKHNDLENVGYTARHHTFFEMLGNFSFGDYFKEEAIAYAWEFVTEVLELPVERLWVTVHESDDEAEKIWQKFVKKDRIRRFGDKDNFWQMGDTGPCGPCSEIFYDQGEEHFNGPEDYLGGDGDRFLEIWNLVFMQYERNEAGELLPLPKPSIDTGMGLERITAIKEGVFSNYDSSLFMPIINAISELANKKYIYKEGASFRVIADHIRAVTFLLAQGVMFSNEGRGYVLRRILRRGVRHGYLLGLKEPFMYKLASNVADLMGKHYDYLPQKLPTVQEQIRAEEERFYQTIEAGMKLFEEELSQTKETFSGDVAFKLYDTYGFPLDLTEDMLREKGLKLDKSRFEALMQEQRQRAKAAWKGSGDVALSGDFKELLGLKNEFVGYEKLKAHTIITGLLDENFKKCNALQPGQKGWILLEETPFYAESGGQIGDRGEIRLYEGETVAKVLDTKKFFDLNLSLVEAVKEVKKDEAVEAIVDKSRREIAKHHSATHILHSALRRILGEHVTQQGSLVEANRLRFDFSHPKPLSADEIQRVENFVNEVIAQGIEAKVEEMPIERAKEKGAMALFGEKYGDVVRVVEFGDVSVELCGGTHVKNSAEIGSFFITKESGVSSGVRRIEAVCGMSAVNLAKSWREEISLASEEVKNKDVVIGIKKLKEEIKTLKEELKNATKVSAKELKAQEINGVKVVIDEIDGGDIKKIIDDLKNAYEKIAVMLFQKKENKVLIAAGAKGVGLKAGEWVKAVAPIVGGGGGGRPDFAQAGGKDPSKIAEAKEAALAYAKEHLKEA; this comes from the coding sequence ATGGATATACGAAAAGCGTTTTTAGACTATTTTGCAAGCAAAAATCATACTATCTATCCAAGTGCCCCGTTGGTGCCAGAAGATCCAACTCTGCTTTTTACCAATGCTGGGATGGTACCATTTAAAAAGATCTTTACTGGTGAGATACCAGCTGAAGTTCCAAGAGCGACGAGCTGCCAAACCTGTATCAGAGCAGGTGGTAAGCATAATGATCTTGAAAATGTGGGCTATACCGCAAGGCACCATACCTTTTTTGAGATGCTTGGAAACTTTAGTTTTGGGGACTATTTTAAAGAGGAAGCCATTGCCTATGCCTGGGAGTTTGTGACAGAAGTTTTAGAGCTTCCGGTTGAAAGACTTTGGGTAACAGTGCATGAAAGCGATGATGAAGCTGAAAAAATATGGCAGAAGTTTGTAAAAAAAGATCGCATTAGACGCTTTGGAGACAAAGATAATTTTTGGCAGATGGGCGATACGGGCCCATGTGGACCATGTAGCGAAATCTTTTATGATCAAGGCGAAGAGCATTTTAATGGCCCAGAAGACTATCTTGGCGGAGATGGGGATCGTTTTTTGGAGATATGGAACCTTGTTTTTATGCAGTATGAGAGAAATGAAGCTGGCGAGCTTCTGCCGCTTCCAAAACCAAGTATCGATACCGGTATGGGGCTGGAGCGTATTACGGCAATCAAAGAGGGTGTTTTTAGCAACTACGATAGCTCACTCTTTATGCCAATTATCAATGCTATTAGCGAACTAGCAAATAAAAAATATATTTATAAAGAGGGTGCAAGCTTTCGTGTCATCGCCGATCATATTAGAGCTGTTACCTTTTTGCTCGCGCAAGGAGTGATGTTTAGCAATGAGGGGCGTGGATATGTTCTCAGAAGAATTTTGCGAAGAGGTGTACGCCACGGCTATTTGTTGGGACTTAAAGAGCCATTTATGTATAAACTCGCTTCCAATGTAGCTGATCTCATGGGCAAGCACTATGACTATCTTCCGCAAAAATTGCCAACTGTTCAAGAGCAGATACGAGCAGAAGAGGAGCGCTTCTATCAAACAATAGAAGCAGGAATGAAACTTTTTGAAGAGGAGTTATCTCAAACAAAAGAGACCTTTAGCGGTGATGTGGCATTTAAACTCTACGATACTTATGGTTTCCCGCTCGATTTAACTGAAGATATGTTAAGAGAAAAGGGACTAAAGCTTGATAAGAGCCGCTTTGAAGCGCTTATGCAAGAGCAGCGGCAGCGTGCTAAAGCAGCCTGGAAGGGAAGTGGTGATGTGGCTTTAAGTGGAGATTTCAAAGAGCTTTTGGGTCTGAAAAACGAGTTTGTAGGATATGAAAAGCTTAAAGCCCATACTATTATCACAGGCCTTTTGGATGAAAACTTTAAAAAGTGTAATGCTTTGCAACCTGGCCAAAAAGGGTGGATTTTACTAGAAGAGACTCCATTTTATGCTGAAAGTGGCGGACAGATTGGTGATAGAGGTGAGATTCGGCTCTATGAGGGTGAAACAGTCGCAAAAGTACTTGATACGAAGAAGTTTTTTGATCTGAATTTAAGCCTCGTAGAAGCTGTGAAGGAAGTGAAAAAAGATGAAGCAGTAGAGGCGATTGTGGATAAAAGCAGACGCGAAATTGCCAAACACCACTCAGCTACCCATATTCTGCATTCAGCGCTGAGAAGAATTTTGGGTGAGCATGTTACCCAGCAGGGAAGTTTAGTAGAGGCAAACAGACTTCGGTTTGACTTCTCTCATCCAAAACCATTAAGTGCTGATGAGATCCAAAGAGTGGAAAATTTTGTCAACGAAGTGATTGCCCAGGGGATTGAGGCAAAAGTAGAAGAGATGCCGATTGAAAGGGCTAAAGAAAAAGGAGCTATGGCGCTTTTTGGCGAAAAATATGGTGATGTTGTAAGAGTAGTTGAGTTTGGCGATGTGAGTGTGGAGCTGTGCGGTGGAACCCATGTGAAAAACTCTGCTGAGATTGGCTCATTTTTTATTACAAAAGAGTCCGGTGTGAGTAGCGGTGTACGAAGAATTGAAGCGGTTTGTGGTATGAGTGCTGTAAATCTTGCAAAATCATGGAGAGAAGAGATTAGTCTTGCAAGTGAAGAGGTAAAAAACAAAGATGTTGTAATTGGAATCAAAAAGCTCAAAGAGGAGATTAAAACACTCAAAGAAGAGCTAAAAAATGCAACAAAAGTGAGTGCAAAAGAGCTTAAAGCCCAAGAGATAAATGGAGTCAAAGTTGTTATTGATGAAATTGATGGAGGCGATATCAAAAAAATTATCGATGATCTAAAAAATGCATATGAAAAAATTGCAGTGATGCTTTTTCAAAAAAAAGAAAATAAAGTCTTAATTGCTGCTGGAGCAAAAGGTGTAGGACTCAAAGCTGGAGAGTGGGTCAAAGCGGTAGCTCCTATTGTTGGAGGTGGTGGCGGAGGACGTCCAGATTTTGCCCAGGCTGGAGGAAAAGATCCTTCGAAAATAGCAGAAGCAAAAGAAGCAGCGCTTGCGTATGCCAAAGAGCATTTGAAGGAGGCGTAA
- the speD gene encoding adenosylmethionine decarboxylase yields MKSLGKHLLAEYYRCDENAINDVQKVENALVKAAEIAGATVIGKSFHRFEPYGVSGVVVISESHLTIHTWPEYGFAAVDVFTCGDHVDPMKAHEYLKEVFGTQNATVETILRGVLNIPDLRHKPGGSCIKGECGDKKIG; encoded by the coding sequence ATGAAGTCACTGGGAAAGCATCTTCTTGCTGAATATTATCGATGCGATGAGAATGCGATAAATGATGTACAAAAAGTTGAAAATGCGCTTGTAAAAGCTGCAGAGATTGCAGGTGCTACAGTAATTGGAAAGTCTTTTCATAGGTTTGAGCCATATGGTGTAAGTGGGGTAGTGGTTATTAGTGAATCGCATCTTACGATCCATACCTGGCCAGAGTATGGCTTTGCTGCAGTGGATGTCTTTACTTGCGGCGATCATGTAGATCCTATGAAAGCGCATGAATACCTCAAAGAGGTTTTTGGTACACAAAACGCTACAGTTGAGACAATTTTACGAGGAGTGCTCAATATTCCAGATCTTCGCCATAAGCCTGGTGGCAGTTGCATCAAAGGTGAGTGTGGAGATAAAAAAATAGGATGA
- a CDS encoding peptidoglycan D,D-transpeptidase FtsI family protein, whose product MQIPTKFYKIIAIFSLFFLGILIFLGVVFKIIVEKRKLPRLYIEEKNRALRGSIISAEGYQVAYSNKLYKVAVNTRCIDPQKKELFVRLFSIYSKIPPHEVRQKLRQKRGYVVLSYTIDTKTAYQLKILSRKLNALDIFIPYKVGQRVIKQGLTILESGETRNFPYGDTLTPAIGYVSKYEDSGYTKIKGIKGLEKYYESKISPKQDGVIRGKRDIGNNIILNKEAFIKKRLDGYNLHLNVNMLLQKNIENILDTQKADLEAKEIIAAVMESNSGKILAIASSNRYDPKNIQKRDLPSLNPKFTEYPFEPGSVMKPMTFSLLLEHGLVSPLEVVRGYNGRMKLGRKYITDEHKFDWLSAENVIVHSSNIGIAQLAQRLSYLQFSQGLKMLGFGKPTGVDLPYEKGGKLLPPYKLKSEIYKATVGYGYGMTVTFMQLLSAYNLFNNDGYKVTPRIAAFITLENGKRIFLKKSKKRKILSSKTVATMHNILQKVVEKGTGTVAKIDGLEIGGKTGTAHISRGGRYQNAYITSFFGFANDAKHRYTIGVTVFEPKTKHFASQTAAPIFRNIVIELINEGYLIPKNEQ is encoded by the coding sequence ATGCAGATTCCAACAAAATTCTATAAAATTATCGCTATCTTTTCCCTCTTTTTTTTGGGGATTCTCATTTTTTTAGGCGTTGTTTTTAAAATTATAGTTGAAAAAAGAAAGCTGCCGCGCCTGTACATAGAAGAGAAAAATAGAGCCTTAAGAGGATCGATTATAAGTGCGGAAGGCTATCAAGTAGCATACTCTAATAAGCTCTATAAAGTAGCAGTCAATACAAGATGTATTGATCCTCAAAAAAAAGAGCTTTTTGTACGCCTTTTTAGTATTTATAGTAAGATCCCTCCACACGAAGTTAGGCAAAAACTGCGGCAAAAAAGAGGGTATGTAGTTCTTTCATACACAATTGATACTAAAACTGCATATCAGCTCAAGATACTCTCTCGCAAACTCAATGCATTAGATATTTTTATACCATATAAGGTTGGGCAAAGAGTCATAAAACAGGGACTAACCATATTAGAGAGTGGAGAGACGCGTAATTTTCCCTATGGAGATACTCTAACTCCTGCTATAGGATATGTGAGTAAATATGAAGATTCTGGATATACAAAAATCAAAGGTATCAAGGGATTAGAGAAGTATTATGAGAGTAAAATATCTCCCAAGCAAGATGGAGTGATTCGAGGTAAACGAGATATAGGCAATAATATTATTCTCAATAAAGAGGCTTTTATAAAAAAACGTCTTGATGGATACAACCTTCATCTCAATGTCAATATGCTTTTGCAAAAAAATATAGAAAATATACTTGATACACAAAAGGCAGATCTAGAAGCTAAAGAGATAATAGCTGCAGTAATGGAGTCAAATTCAGGTAAAATTTTAGCTATAGCAAGTTCTAATCGCTATGATCCAAAAAATATACAAAAAAGAGATCTCCCCTCACTCAATCCAAAATTTACCGAATATCCGTTCGAGCCGGGTTCTGTTATGAAGCCTATGACTTTTTCACTTCTTTTAGAGCATGGCCTCGTTTCGCCACTTGAAGTAGTAAGAGGTTACAATGGACGTATGAAACTGGGGAGAAAATATATTACAGATGAGCATAAGTTTGATTGGTTGAGTGCTGAAAATGTCATTGTGCATTCAAGCAATATTGGTATTGCCCAACTGGCACAGAGATTGAGTTATCTGCAATTTTCTCAGGGCCTAAAGATGTTGGGATTTGGGAAGCCCACAGGAGTCGATCTTCCTTATGAAAAGGGTGGCAAATTGCTACCTCCATATAAACTTAAAAGTGAAATTTACAAAGCGACCGTAGGCTATGGATATGGGATGACAGTGACATTTATGCAGTTGCTCAGTGCTTATAATCTTTTTAATAATGATGGATACAAGGTAACTCCAAGAATTGCTGCATTTATCACTTTAGAAAATGGTAAAAGAATATTTTTGAAAAAGAGTAAAAAACGTAAAATTCTTTCGAGTAAAACAGTGGCCACTATGCACAATATCTTACAAAAAGTAGTCGAAAAAGGTACAGGGACAGTAGCAAAAATTGATGGATTAGAAATTGGTGGTAAAACTGGTACTGCGCATATATCACGGGGAGGAAGATACCAAAATGCATATATCACCTCATTTTTCGGTTTTGCAAATGATGCAAAACATCGTTATACGATTGGTGTCACTGTATTTGAGCCAAAGACAAAACATTTTGCTTCCCAAACTGCAGCGCCTATCTTTCGCAATATAGTTATTGAACTCATCAACGAAGGTTATCTCATTCCAAAAAACGAACAATAA
- the maf gene encoding septum formation inhibitor Maf has translation MIRLASGSETRAKLLRDAGIEFIQSPIEFDEDSLLKQYSDPKEFVCAVARGKLQKAIEKYGLEIPIVVADTVVTANNEILRKAKNEAEAREILQKQSGNRVDIITCMIYKDKGKEVEDLDTTSYLFAPFDEEDLKNYLGSGEWRGKAGACMVEGFCKKYIKSVKGRESTAMGLQVERLAEIAKDI, from the coding sequence ATGATACGCCTTGCAAGTGGAAGTGAGACGCGAGCAAAGTTATTAAGAGATGCTGGTATTGAATTTATTCAAAGCCCTATAGAGTTTGATGAAGATTCTCTCTTAAAGCAATACAGTGATCCCAAAGAGTTTGTCTGTGCAGTTGCCCGTGGTAAATTGCAAAAAGCTATAGAGAAATATGGATTAGAGATCCCTATCGTTGTTGCAGATACTGTGGTAACAGCGAATAATGAGATTTTGCGAAAAGCCAAAAATGAAGCAGAAGCTAGGGAGATTTTGCAAAAGCAGAGTGGAAATAGGGTTGATATTATTACCTGTATGATCTATAAAGACAAAGGAAAAGAGGTAGAAGATCTTGATACTACAAGTTATCTTTTTGCCCCTTTTGATGAAGAAGATCTTAAAAACTATCTGGGAAGCGGTGAGTGGAGAGGTAAAGCGGGTGCTTGTATGGTAGAGGGCTTTTGCAAAAAGTATATTAAAAGTGTAAAAGGACGTGAGTCTACAGCAATGGGATTACAGGTAGAGAGGTTAGCTGAAATTGCAAAAGATATTTGA